One part of the Caldicoprobacter guelmensis genome encodes these proteins:
- a CDS encoding EF-Tu C-terminal domain-related protein, whose translation TPIAIEEGLRFAIREGGRTVGAGAVTKIIE comes from the coding sequence ACGCCCATAGCGATAGAGGAAGGGTTGAGGTTTGCTATAAGGGAAGGTGGCAGGACGGTAGGCGCTGGTGCCGTAACCAAAATCATCGAATGA
- the rpsJ gene encoding 30S ribosomal protein S10, whose amino-acid sequence MATQKIRIKLKAYDHVLIDQSAQKIVETAKRTGAKVSGPIPLPVEKSIITILRAPHKYKDSREQFEMRTHKRLIDILNPTPKTVDSLMKLDLPAGVDIEIKL is encoded by the coding sequence ATGGCGACTCAGAAAATCAGAATTAAATTGAAGGCCTATGATCATGTTTTAATAGATCAATCGGCCCAGAAGATAGTAGAGACTGCCAAGAGGACAGGGGCAAAAGTGTCAGGCCCTATTCCTTTGCCTGTTGAAAAGAGTATAATAACCATACTCCGTGCCCCGCATAAATATAAAGATTCACGTGAGCAGTTCGAGATGAGGACACACAAGCGATTAATCGATATATTAAATCCTACTCCCAAGACGGTGGATTCTTTGATGAAGCTGGACCTTCCTGCTGGAGTGGATATCGAGATTAAGCTGTAA
- the rplC gene encoding 50S ribosomal protein L3, which produces MTKAILGKKLGMTQVFTEDGLLIPVTVVEAGPCVVTQVKTPENDGYNAIQVGFEDIPQRLLNKPLKGHFDKAKVPYKRYLRELKVSNIEDYKVGSEIKVDIFSKGDRVDVTGYTKGKGFTGNIKRWNHSRGPESHGSKYHRGPGSMGSNTFPGRVLKTKKLPGRMGVERVTIQNLEVVKVDPERNLMLIKGAVPGPKGALLIIKETVKQAAKK; this is translated from the coding sequence ATGACTAAAGCAATTCTGGGTAAAAAGTTGGGGATGACCCAGGTTTTTACCGAGGACGGCTTGCTAATACCGGTGACAGTGGTTGAGGCAGGCCCTTGCGTTGTTACTCAGGTAAAGACTCCTGAAAACGATGGGTACAACGCTATTCAAGTGGGCTTTGAGGATATTCCTCAAAGGCTTTTAAATAAACCGTTAAAAGGCCATTTTGATAAGGCAAAGGTACCGTACAAAAGGTATTTAAGGGAATTGAAAGTTTCAAATATCGAGGATTATAAAGTAGGAAGCGAGATAAAAGTTGATATTTTTTCAAAGGGTGATAGGGTAGACGTAACAGGTTATACCAAGGGTAAAGGTTTCACCGGCAATATTAAGAGATGGAATCACAGTAGAGGACCTGAGAGCCATGGTTCTAAATATCATAGAGGTCCTGGGTCCATGGGTTCTAATACGTTTCCAGGCCGTGTATTAAAGACCAAAAAGCTTCCCGGTAGAATGGGAGTAGAGAGGGTGACTATTCAGAACCTCGAGGTTGTTAAAGTAGATCCCGAAAGGAATCTCATGCTGATAAAAGGAGCGGTACCGGGGCCCAAGGGGGCATTGCTGATTATCAAGGAGACGGTAAAACAAGCAGCAAAAAAATAG
- the rplD gene encoding 50S ribosomal protein L4: MPNVALYNMEGTPVGEIYLNDGVFGVEVNEAAIYQVVKMQLANKRQGTQSALTRGEVRGGGRKPWRQKGTGRARHGSIRSPIWIKGGVVFAPKPRDYSYTVPKKIRRLAMKSALSSKVANNEIIVLDALKLSQPKTKEMARVLKNLKVNRKALVVLPEKDEVVQRAIRNIPGVKLAYINTLNVLDILNYDTFIATQDAVRRIEEVYA, translated from the coding sequence ATGCCCAACGTAGCTTTGTATAACATGGAAGGCACCCCTGTAGGCGAGATTTACTTGAATGATGGGGTATTTGGCGTAGAGGTCAATGAAGCTGCTATATATCAAGTGGTAAAGATGCAATTGGCCAATAAACGACAGGGTACACAGTCTGCTTTGACCCGTGGGGAAGTGCGTGGAGGCGGAAGGAAACCCTGGAGGCAAAAAGGTACTGGGCGGGCACGGCACGGTAGCATCCGTTCACCTATATGGATCAAAGGTGGTGTAGTCTTTGCTCCGAAGCCAAGGGATTATTCCTATACGGTACCAAAGAAGATTCGCAGGCTGGCAATGAAGAGTGCACTGTCGTCCAAGGTCGCAAATAATGAGATCATCGTGCTTGATGCGCTCAAGTTGTCACAGCCCAAGACCAAGGAGATGGCAAGGGTGCTCAAAAATCTCAAAGTTAATCGAAAAGCATTAGTGGTTTTGCCTGAGAAAGATGAGGTTGTGCAGCGAGCCATACGGAACATCCCAGGCGTTAAGCTTGCCTATATAAATACGCTCAATGTGCTGGATATCCTGAACTATGATACTTTCATAGCTACACAGGATGCCGTGCGCCGCATAGAGGAGGTGTACGCCTAA
- the rplW gene encoding 50S ribosomal protein L23 produces the protein MKNPYDIIIRPVLTEKSYREMQNKKYTFIVDINANKIEIKKAVEQIFGVKVEKVNTMRYKGKLKRMGVHVGRTPAYKKAIVKLTPDSKEIPFFEGMAQ, from the coding sequence ATGAAGAATCCCTATGATATAATCATAAGGCCGGTTTTAACTGAAAAGAGTTACAGGGAAATGCAGAATAAGAAATACACGTTTATAGTAGACATAAATGCCAATAAGATAGAGATTAAAAAGGCGGTAGAGCAGATATTTGGCGTTAAGGTCGAAAAGGTGAATACCATGAGGTACAAGGGTAAGCTCAAGAGGATGGGTGTGCATGTGGGGAGAACTCCTGCGTATAAAAAAGCCATCGTCAAGCTTACCCCCGACAGCAAAGAAATCCCGTTCTTTGAAGGAATGGCGCAGTAA
- the rplB gene encoding 50S ribosomal protein L2, producing the protein MGIKVYKPTSPGRRNMSVLTFEEITKEEPEKSLVVPLKKHSGRNNEGHITVRHRGGGVKRKYRIIDFKRDKDNIPAKVAAIEYDPNRTANIALLHYKDGEKRYIIAPLGLKVGDIVMSGENVDIKVGNALPLRNIPVGTIIHNIELYPGRGGQLVRAAGGAAQLMAKEGDYAHVRLPSGEIRMIHLDCRATIGQVGNLDHENVSIGKAGRKRHMGIRPTVRGSAMNPVDHPHGGGEGKAPIGRPAPVTPWGKPTLGYKTRKKNKESDKYIIKRRR; encoded by the coding sequence ATGGGTATAAAAGTATATAAACCAACCTCCCCTGGCAGGCGCAACATGAGCGTTTTGACCTTTGAAGAGATCACCAAGGAAGAGCCCGAGAAATCTCTGGTGGTGCCTTTAAAAAAGCATTCTGGAAGGAATAATGAGGGTCATATAACCGTCAGGCACAGGGGCGGTGGAGTAAAGAGAAAATATCGAATAATCGATTTTAAGAGGGACAAGGATAACATCCCCGCTAAAGTAGCGGCTATTGAATACGATCCCAACAGGACCGCCAACATAGCCCTGCTTCATTACAAGGATGGGGAAAAGAGGTACATCATAGCTCCTTTGGGCTTAAAAGTTGGAGATATCGTGATGTCTGGTGAAAACGTAGACATTAAGGTGGGGAATGCATTACCCTTGAGGAATATTCCAGTAGGAACCATCATCCACAACATAGAGCTGTATCCAGGCCGAGGGGGGCAATTGGTAAGGGCCGCTGGTGGAGCTGCCCAGCTTATGGCGAAGGAAGGAGATTACGCCCATGTGAGGTTGCCCTCTGGTGAGATAAGGATGATACACCTAGATTGCAGGGCTACCATAGGACAAGTTGGGAACCTGGACCATGAGAACGTGTCTATCGGTAAGGCGGGCCGCAAACGCCATATGGGCATACGCCCGACGGTACGCGGTTCTGCTATGAACCCTGTGGACCATCCTCATGGCGGTGGAGAAGGCAAAGCTCCTATTGGGCGACCGGCACCTGTTACACCATGGGGTAAACCTACTCTGGGTTACAAGACAAGGAAAAAGAATAAGGAATCCGATAAGTATATTATCAAGCGTAGGCGTTAG
- the rpsS gene encoding 30S ribosomal protein S19 codes for MSRSRKKGPYVCESLIKKIRAMNESGKKSVIKTWSRDSTIIPEMVGHTIAVHDGRKHVPVYITEEMVGHKLGEFAPTRTFRGHGDHTEKSTSLKK; via the coding sequence ATGAGTCGTTCAAGAAAAAAAGGTCCTTACGTATGTGAGAGCCTGATTAAGAAAATTAGGGCTATGAATGAATCAGGCAAAAAGTCAGTTATAAAGACTTGGTCGAGGGATTCTACAATTATACCTGAAATGGTAGGTCATACTATAGCTGTGCATGACGGGCGCAAGCACGTTCCTGTATACATTACAGAAGAGATGGTGGGGCATAAGTTGGGCGAGTTTGCTCCTACCAGGACGTTCAGAGGACACGGTGACCATACCGAGAAATCCACGTCGCTGAAAAAATAA
- the rplV gene encoding 50S ribosomal protein L22 has protein sequence MATRIREKAKAREQEKDRRPRAIARYIRMSPRKVRAVIDLIRGKTVNEALAILANTPRAATVPVMKVLKSAIANAENNMNMSQDNLYIAEIYADQGPTLKRIRPRARGMAYMIRKRTSHITVVLDEIKK, from the coding sequence ATGGCTACCAGGATCAGAGAAAAGGCAAAAGCTCGAGAACAAGAGAAGGATAGGCGTCCCAGAGCTATTGCTAGATACATCAGGATGTCCCCCAGAAAGGTGAGAGCGGTAATAGATTTGATTAGGGGAAAGACGGTAAACGAGGCTTTGGCTATACTGGCAAATACGCCACGAGCTGCTACAGTGCCTGTGATGAAAGTACTCAAGTCAGCTATTGCTAATGCCGAAAACAATATGAATATGAGCCAAGACAATCTGTACATTGCTGAGATATATGCAGATCAGGGGCCCACTTTAAAGAGAATTAGGCCGCGCGCTAGGGGCATGGCTTATATGATCCGTAAAAGGACCAGCCATATTACCGTGGTGTTAGATGAGATCAAGAAGTAG
- the rpsC gene encoding 30S ribosomal protein S3: MGQKVHPHGLRVGIIKDWDAKWIVPKKYFADTLIEDVKIRELIKNKLYAAGISRIQIERAANKVRINIHTAKPGIVIGKGGAGIEALKNELEKFTKKSVMINIIEIKVPELDAQLVAENIAAQIEKRISYRRAMKQAIARAMKAGAKGIKTMVSGRLGGAEIARSEGYHEGTIPLQTLRADIDYGFAEAHTTYGRIGVKVWIYKGDVLPKAKNRDLPKAEGGNTDVNA; the protein is encoded by the coding sequence GTGGGTCAGAAAGTACACCCCCATGGATTGAGGGTTGGCATCATAAAGGATTGGGACGCCAAGTGGATTGTCCCTAAAAAATATTTTGCTGATACTCTTATAGAGGATGTCAAGATAAGGGAGCTTATAAAAAATAAACTTTATGCAGCGGGCATCTCCAGGATTCAGATCGAAAGAGCCGCCAACAAGGTCAGGATCAATATCCATACCGCCAAGCCGGGGATTGTCATAGGGAAAGGTGGAGCTGGCATTGAAGCCCTGAAAAATGAATTGGAGAAGTTTACAAAGAAGAGCGTCATGATAAACATAATTGAGATAAAGGTGCCAGAGCTTGACGCTCAATTGGTGGCAGAAAATATTGCTGCTCAAATTGAAAAGAGGATTTCTTACAGGCGTGCCATGAAGCAGGCCATTGCCAGAGCCATGAAAGCGGGTGCGAAAGGTATAAAGACCATGGTGTCTGGCCGTTTGGGCGGTGCAGAGATTGCAAGAAGTGAAGGATATCACGAGGGCACCATTCCGCTTCAGACATTGAGGGCTGATATAGATTATGGGTTCGCAGAGGCCCATACCACATATGGACGCATTGGCGTAAAAGTGTGGATCTACAAAGGGGACGTCCTCCCAAAAGCCAAGAACAGGGACTTACCAAAAGCAGAAGGGGGAAATACCGATGTTAATGCCTAA
- the rplP gene encoding 50S ribosomal protein L16, whose amino-acid sequence MLMPKRVKYRKQQRGRMKGKATKGNTVTYGEYGLQALEPGWITSNQIEAARIALTRYVRRGGKVWIKIFPHKPVTKKPAETRMGSGKGSPEYWVAVVKPGRVMFEIAGIPEDVAREALRLASHKLPIKCKFVKREELGGEAL is encoded by the coding sequence ATGTTAATGCCTAAAAGAGTAAAATATCGTAAGCAGCAGCGCGGAAGGATGAAGGGGAAAGCTACTAAGGGCAATACCGTCACTTACGGTGAATACGGTTTGCAGGCTTTAGAACCTGGTTGGATTACCAGCAATCAGATTGAAGCTGCGCGTATTGCTCTTACCCGGTATGTCAGAAGGGGCGGCAAAGTATGGATCAAAATTTTCCCACACAAGCCGGTTACTAAAAAACCCGCTGAGACCCGAATGGGTAGCGGAAAAGGGTCGCCTGAATACTGGGTAGCTGTAGTCAAGCCGGGACGCGTCATGTTTGAAATTGCTGGAATACCTGAAGATGTTGCGCGAGAAGCCTTGCGTTTAGCAAGTCATAAGCTTCCTATCAAGTGTAAGTTCGTTAAAAGAGAAGAGTTGGGTGGTGAGGCATTATGA
- the rpmC gene encoding 50S ribosomal protein L29 gives MKASKWREMTNEELNQKLNELKSELFNLRFQLATGQLENPMRIREVKRDIARIKTILRERELKAAQM, from the coding sequence ATGAAGGCCAGCAAGTGGAGAGAGATGACCAACGAGGAACTCAACCAAAAGCTGAATGAGCTAAAAAGCGAGCTGTTTAACTTACGCTTTCAGCTAGCCACCGGACAGTTGGAAAATCCCATGAGAATACGCGAAGTGAAAAGGGATATAGCTCGTATTAAAACAATCCTTCGCGAAAGAGAGTTAAAGGCGGCTCAGATGTGA
- the rpsQ gene encoding 30S ribosomal protein S17, with product MAQQTRGKRKVRIGVVVSDKMDKTVVVAVERKVRHELYGKVIKRTKKFKAHDENNECRVGDKVMIMETRPLSKEKRWRVVEILERSQMPEQLPLEEGGDQNGAATDTP from the coding sequence ATGGCGCAACAAACTCGAGGTAAGAGAAAGGTCCGTATAGGCGTAGTGGTAAGCGATAAGATGGATAAGACGGTTGTAGTGGCTGTCGAAAGAAAGGTAAGGCATGAGCTATACGGTAAAGTGATAAAGCGTACCAAGAAGTTTAAGGCTCATGATGAAAACAACGAATGCCGGGTAGGGGATAAAGTAATGATCATGGAGACTCGACCGCTAAGCAAGGAAAAGCGGTGGAGGGTAGTTGAGATTCTTGAAAGATCTCAGATGCCAGAGCAATTGCCGCTCGAAGAAGGAGGGGACCAAAATGGTGCAGCAACAGACACGCCTTAA
- the rplN gene encoding 50S ribosomal protein L14 yields the protein MVQQQTRLKVADNTGAKEIMCIRVLGGSNRKYGNIGDIIVASVKSATPGGVVKKGDVVKAVIVRTKKGIRRPDGSYIKFDDNAAVIINEAKQPVGTRIFGPVARELRDKDFMRIVSLAPEVL from the coding sequence ATGGTGCAGCAACAGACACGCCTTAAGGTGGCTGATAACACCGGTGCAAAGGAGATCATGTGTATTAGGGTGTTGGGTGGTTCTAATAGAAAATATGGCAATATAGGTGATATTATAGTTGCTTCGGTAAAGAGCGCTACACCTGGCGGTGTTGTTAAAAAGGGCGATGTGGTAAAAGCGGTTATAGTGCGCACCAAGAAGGGAATAAGAAGGCCCGATGGTTCGTATATCAAGTTTGATGATAACGCTGCTGTAATTATTAATGAAGCAAAGCAACCTGTAGGGACTCGAATCTTCGGACCTGTTGCAAGGGAACTGAGAGATAAGGATTTTATGAGGATAGTATCATTAGCTCCTGAGGTGCTGTGA
- the rplX gene encoding 50S ribosomal protein L24, whose protein sequence is MAGRNKLHVRTGDLVEVISGKYKNVRGKVIAALPKEGKVIVEKVNIVVRHRKPRGVNQPGGIVRTEAPIYASKVMLVCTKCNQRTRVGHKILEDGTKVRVCKKCGETFND, encoded by the coding sequence TTGGCAGGTAGAAATAAGCTCCATGTGCGAACGGGAGACCTGGTAGAGGTGATATCAGGGAAATACAAAAACGTGCGTGGAAAGGTAATCGCGGCCCTTCCTAAAGAGGGCAAGGTGATTGTAGAAAAGGTAAATATAGTAGTACGCCATCGAAAACCTCGAGGGGTAAATCAACCTGGAGGTATAGTTCGCACTGAAGCGCCCATATATGCCAGCAAGGTCATGCTGGTGTGTACCAAATGCAATCAAAGAACAAGAGTTGGGCACAAGATATTGGAAGATGGCACAAAGGTTCGGGTTTGTAAGAAGTGTGGGGAGACTTTCAATGACTAG
- the rplE gene encoding 50S ribosomal protein L5, with the protein MEPRLKELYKKTVVPAMMEKFGYKNVMEVPRLEKVVINMGVGDAKENPKFLESAMEELAAITGQRPVATVAKKSVAAFKVRAGMKIGAKVTLRGDRMYEFLDRLFNIALPRVRDFRGVSPKSFDGRGNYALGIKEQLIFPEINYDKVEKIRGMDVIIVTTAKTDEEAKELLSLLGMPFAKQ; encoded by the coding sequence GTGGAGCCACGATTGAAAGAGCTGTACAAGAAAACCGTTGTTCCAGCCATGATGGAAAAATTCGGGTATAAAAACGTGATGGAAGTACCCCGACTTGAAAAGGTTGTAATTAACATGGGAGTAGGCGACGCTAAAGAAAACCCCAAATTCTTGGAAAGTGCTATGGAAGAATTGGCGGCAATAACAGGTCAAAGGCCTGTTGCTACAGTGGCTAAAAAGTCGGTGGCAGCTTTTAAAGTGAGGGCAGGGATGAAGATAGGGGCAAAGGTCACTCTGCGCGGTGACCGCATGTACGAGTTTCTTGATCGGTTGTTTAATATAGCGCTTCCACGTGTGAGGGACTTTAGAGGGGTTTCGCCTAAGTCCTTTGATGGCCGTGGGAACTATGCTCTGGGAATTAAGGAACAGCTCATATTCCCTGAAATCAACTATGATAAGGTTGAGAAAATAAGGGGAATGGATGTCATCATAGTTACCACCGCCAAGACCGACGAAGAGGCAAAAGAGCTTTTGTCGTTGTTAGGTATGCCATTTGCAAAACAGTGA
- a CDS encoding type Z 30S ribosomal protein S14: MARKALIVKQQRKPKYSTRAYNRCRLCGRPRAYLRKFGVCRLCFRILAHKGQIPGVKKASW, translated from the coding sequence GTGGCCAGAAAAGCATTGATCGTAAAGCAGCAGAGGAAACCCAAATACTCCACAAGGGCTTATAACCGCTGCCGTCTATGCGGCCGGCCCCGTGCTTATTTGAGGAAGTTCGGGGTATGCCGCCTGTGTTTCAGGATATTAGCTCATAAAGGACAAATACCAGGGGTAAAGAAGGCAAGCTGGTAA
- the rpsH gene encoding 30S ribosomal protein S8, which yields MVTDPIADMLTRIRNALIVKHETVEVPASNVKRAIARILLEEGYIKDFTEIDDGKQGILKITLKYGPNKQRVITGLKRISKPGMRVYVKKHQIPKVLGGLGIAIISTSKGIMTDKQARKEGLGGEVLCYIW from the coding sequence ATGGTGACTGATCCAATCGCGGATATGCTCACGCGGATTCGAAATGCTTTGATCGTCAAGCATGAGACGGTAGAAGTACCAGCTTCAAACGTTAAGAGGGCAATAGCTCGAATACTGCTGGAAGAGGGATATATAAAGGATTTCACCGAGATCGATGATGGCAAGCAGGGAATCCTTAAGATTACTTTAAAATACGGTCCAAACAAACAGAGGGTTATTACTGGTCTTAAGAGGATAAGTAAACCAGGCATGAGGGTGTATGTAAAGAAGCATCAGATTCCCAAGGTTTTGGGCGGATTGGGTATTGCCATTATTTCGACATCAAAAGGAATTATGACCGATAAACAGGCACGCAAGGAAGGATTAGGAGGAGAAGTGCTCTGTTATATCTGGTAA
- the rplF gene encoding 50S ribosomal protein L6 has product MSRVGKRPVVIPSGVTVSVDSDNNVTVKGPKGALTQRIHKDMKVIVEGNMVRVERPTDEKFHKALHGLSRTLIQNMIEGVTKGYQKGLDIVGVGYRAQKQGKKLVLSVGYSHPVEINEEPGIEFEVPAPNKIIVKGIDKQKVGEVAARIRSIKPPEPYKGKGIRYENERVIQKQGKAGK; this is encoded by the coding sequence ATGTCAAGAGTAGGCAAGCGGCCTGTGGTCATTCCCTCAGGAGTTACAGTAAGCGTAGATTCGGATAACAACGTCACTGTAAAAGGACCTAAGGGAGCATTGACTCAGCGGATTCACAAAGATATGAAGGTAATTGTCGAAGGGAACATGGTAAGGGTGGAACGTCCAACTGATGAGAAATTTCACAAGGCCCTGCATGGCTTGAGCCGTACGCTGATTCAAAACATGATTGAAGGTGTGACCAAAGGTTACCAAAAAGGCCTTGATATTGTGGGGGTAGGTTATAGGGCACAAAAGCAGGGCAAAAAGCTGGTGCTGTCGGTTGGATACTCCCATCCGGTTGAGATAAATGAAGAGCCGGGCATTGAATTTGAAGTGCCTGCTCCTAATAAAATCATAGTTAAGGGTATTGATAAGCAAAAAGTAGGGGAAGTGGCAGCGAGAATTAGGAGTATAAAGCCGCCTGAACCCTATAAGGGTAAAGGCATAAGATACGAAAATGAGAGAGTAATACAAAAGCAGGGTAAGGCTGGTAAATAA
- the rplR gene encoding 50S ribosomal protein L18, producing MIKKVDRNEARKVRHMRIRKKIKGTAERPRLNVFRSLKHTYAQIINDEIGHTLVSASTLDPELRDKIAGKTKKEAARMVGELVAKRALEKGIKKVVFDRGGYKYHGRVQEVAAGAREAGLEF from the coding sequence GTGATTAAAAAAGTAGACAGGAATGAAGCTCGAAAAGTTCGGCACATGCGTATTCGAAAAAAAATCAAGGGTACCGCAGAAAGACCACGCCTGAATGTTTTTAGAAGCCTAAAACACACCTATGCGCAAATAATCAACGACGAAATTGGGCATACCCTGGTATCAGCCTCCACCCTTGATCCAGAGTTAAGAGATAAGATTGCCGGTAAAACCAAAAAAGAGGCTGCTAGAATGGTTGGTGAATTGGTGGCCAAACGAGCCCTGGAGAAAGGGATCAAAAAAGTGGTGTTTGACCGCGGAGGCTATAAATATCATGGAAGAGTACAAGAAGTGGCGGCTGGTGCGCGAGAAGCCGGACTGGAGTTTTAA
- the rpsE gene encoding 30S ribosomal protein S5 — translation MQRIDASKMELKERVVSINRVSKVVKGGKNFRFSTLVVVGDEKGHVGIGLGKAAEIPDAIRKGVEKAKKNMIRVPIMNTTIPHEVIGEFGASKVIMIPAREGTGVIAGGPARAVLELAGIRDVLTKSIGSNNPINVAYAVMEGLSKLRTPEEIARLRGKSVEEILG, via the coding sequence ATGCAGCGGATAGATGCTAGTAAGATGGAACTTAAAGAGAGAGTTGTGAGCATCAATCGTGTGTCCAAGGTTGTAAAAGGTGGGAAAAACTTTAGGTTTAGCACCCTTGTGGTTGTGGGGGATGAGAAGGGGCATGTGGGAATAGGCCTGGGAAAAGCAGCTGAAATTCCTGATGCTATTAGAAAGGGTGTGGAAAAGGCCAAGAAAAACATGATTAGAGTTCCTATAATGAATACCACCATTCCCCACGAGGTAATAGGTGAATTTGGTGCATCAAAAGTAATCATGATTCCGGCTCGTGAAGGTACGGGAGTTATAGCCGGTGGTCCAGCTCGTGCTGTGTTGGAACTGGCGGGCATTCGAGATGTTTTGACAAAATCGATAGGCTCAAATAATCCCATCAATGTGGCGTATGCCGTGATGGAAGGGTTGTCCAAGCTGAGAACTCCGGAGGAAATTGCCAGGCTCCGCGGCAAGTCGGTCGAGGAGATATTAGGTTAA
- the rpmD gene encoding 50S ribosomal protein L30, with protein sequence MAKLKVTQVRSTIGCRDDQIATLRALGLRKIRSQRVHEDNPTIRGMIEKVKHLVEVEEVEE encoded by the coding sequence ATGGCTAAACTGAAAGTAACTCAAGTGCGCAGTACTATCGGCTGCCGTGATGACCAAATTGCAACCCTTAGGGCCCTGGGACTTAGGAAGATAAGGAGTCAGAGGGTCCATGAGGATAACCCTACTATTCGTGGGATGATAGAAAAAGTCAAGCATTTAGTGGAAGTTGAAGAGGTAGAGGAGTAG
- the rplO gene encoding 50S ribosomal protein L15, translating to MKLHELRAPEGSNKKPKRKGRGIGSGHGKTAGRGHKGQKARSGGGVRPGFEGGQMPLTRRIPKRGFTNIFAKEYSEVNVGALEIFEPGTIVTPELLKEKGLIKKVKDGVKILGDGELTKSLIVKAHKFSRTAQQKIEAVGGKAEVI from the coding sequence GTGAAACTGCATGAATTAAGGGCTCCAGAGGGCAGCAACAAAAAACCAAAGAGAAAGGGCAGAGGCATCGGTTCAGGACATGGAAAGACAGCTGGGCGGGGGCATAAGGGACAGAAAGCCAGAAGCGGTGGAGGAGTAAGGCCAGGTTTTGAAGGTGGTCAGATGCCATTGACCAGGCGTATCCCCAAGCGAGGGTTTACCAACATATTTGCTAAGGAATACAGCGAGGTAAATGTAGGGGCGCTGGAGATATTTGAGCCTGGTACGATTGTTACCCCTGAGCTTTTGAAAGAGAAAGGCTTGATAAAGAAGGTTAAGGACGGGGTTAAGATTTTAGGTGACGGTGAGCTGACCAAGAGCTTGATAGTCAAGGCCCACAAGTTTAGCAGAACAGCCCAACAGAAGATAGAAGCTGTTGGAGGTAAAGCAGAGGTGATTTAA